Proteins encoded within one genomic window of Brachybacterium avium:
- the metX gene encoding homoserine O-acetyltransferase MetX, giving the protein MTILGEHRDIAAAASVHDAAPGADVGTGTTGGTGGAWQRRFGIGDRRFARLGALELESGGVLQDVTLAYESWGSLDEDRANAVLVLHALTGDSHVRGPAGRSHPSAGWWEEMVGPGRPIDTDRFYVIAPNVLGGCQGSTGPSSPAPDGRAYGSRFPLLTTRDQVAAERRLREQLGIGHWALVIGGSMGGMRALEWGVSHPDEVDRLAVIAASARATADQIAWNNAQIASIRLDPEFQDGDYYDAGDGPRTGLGIARRIAHTTYRTAEELEDRFGNRPQGQENPFDGHGRHQVTSYLDHHAEKLARRFDANSYLTLAETMSTHDVGRGRGGVAAALQRVTARALVIAIDSDRLFPPALVQEMAVHIPRARWQVASSPIGHDAFLLAHPGLAEWISDLLGV; this is encoded by the coding sequence ATGACCATTCTCGGAGAGCACCGCGACATCGCCGCGGCCGCCTCCGTCCATGACGCAGCGCCGGGAGCGGACGTGGGGACGGGAACGACCGGGGGCACGGGCGGCGCCTGGCAACGGCGATTCGGCATCGGTGATCGCCGCTTCGCTCGGCTCGGGGCGCTCGAGCTCGAGAGCGGCGGCGTGCTCCAGGACGTCACCCTCGCCTACGAGAGCTGGGGGAGTCTGGACGAGGACCGTGCGAACGCCGTGCTGGTGCTGCACGCCCTGACCGGGGACTCGCATGTGCGCGGACCGGCCGGCAGATCCCACCCCAGTGCTGGATGGTGGGAGGAGATGGTCGGTCCCGGCCGTCCCATCGACACCGACCGCTTCTACGTGATCGCCCCGAACGTGCTCGGCGGCTGTCAGGGCAGCACCGGGCCGAGCTCGCCGGCCCCCGACGGCCGTGCCTATGGCTCACGATTCCCGCTCCTGACCACCCGGGATCAGGTCGCCGCCGAGCGCCGGCTGCGCGAGCAGCTCGGGATCGGACACTGGGCCCTGGTCATCGGTGGCTCCATGGGCGGGATGCGGGCCCTGGAGTGGGGAGTCTCCCACCCGGATGAGGTGGATCGGCTCGCAGTGATCGCCGCCTCCGCCCGGGCGACAGCGGACCAGATCGCCTGGAACAACGCGCAGATCGCCTCCATCCGGCTGGATCCGGAGTTCCAGGACGGTGACTACTACGACGCCGGTGACGGTCCCCGGACCGGACTCGGCATCGCCCGCCGGATCGCACACACCACCTACCGCACCGCGGAGGAGCTCGAGGACCGCTTCGGCAACCGACCCCAGGGGCAGGAGAACCCCTTCGATGGCCATGGCCGCCACCAGGTGACCAGCTATCTCGATCATCATGCGGAGAAGCTCGCCCGACGCTTCGACGCGAACTCCTATCTCACGCTGGCAGAGACGATGAGCACCCACGACGTGGGACGCGGCCGGGGCGGGGTGGCCGCGGCGCTGCAGCGGGTCACCGCACGCGCCCTCGTGATCGCCATCGACTCCGACCGACTGTTCCCTCCCGCGCTGGTCCAGGAGATGGCGGTCCATATTCCCCGGGCCCGCTGGCAGGTCGCGTCCTCGCCCATCGGCCACGACGCCTTCCTGCTGGCCCATCCGGGACTTGCGGAGTGGATCAGCGACCTCCTGGGCGTCTAA
- a CDS encoding universal stress protein — MTIVVGYSPSGQGRAALRAALRYAARHSEGMAIASHQYHDSERGVTAATEDEVRAELEQIGIECGDVTVHSSPERDIGEFLLSVVDEVDASLVVIGLRRKPPIGKLNLGASARRVVLGAPCPVLAVKDDPLSTKNPRF; from the coding sequence ATGACCATCGTCGTGGGGTACTCCCCGTCGGGCCAGGGGCGGGCCGCGCTGCGGGCGGCCCTGCGCTATGCGGCACGCCACTCCGAGGGGATGGCCATCGCCTCGCATCAGTACCACGACTCGGAGCGCGGGGTCACCGCCGCCACCGAGGACGAGGTGCGCGCCGAGCTGGAGCAGATCGGCATCGAGTGCGGAGACGTCACCGTGCACAGCAGCCCGGAGCGGGACATCGGGGAGTTCCTGCTCTCGGTCGTCGACGAGGTCGACGCGAGCCTGGTGGTGATCGGGCTGCGGCGCAAGCCGCCCATCGGCAAGCTGAACCTCGGCGCTTCCGCGCGCCGGGTGGTGCTCGGTGCGCCGTGTCCCGTGCTCGCCGTCAAGGATGATCCCCTGAGCACGAAGAACCCTCGCTTCTGA
- a CDS encoding RNA polymerase sigma factor yields the protein MADRPHRAAAGRRNSVTSSSTAETSPTAKSSTRASAPKAAKNTEAEGVETDAVDAAQDATTSAKKAPARKAPAKKAASKKAPATKAAPRKTAAKKVAAKAVEPAADADVEDDAEDSESKKRQSSTDAKVEASGGFVYNAAVDDAPAQQVVTAGATADPVKDYLKQIGKVALLNAAQEVELAERIEAGLFAEQKLKGDESLKDKNGRLTKHGRELTMIVDDGRAAKDHLLEANLRLVVSLAKRYTGRGMLFLDLIQEGNLGLIRAVEKFDYAKGYKFSTYATWWIRQAITRAMADQARTIRIPVHMVEVINKLARVQRQMLQDLGREPTPEELAKELDMTPEKVVEVQKYGREPISLHTPLGEDGDSEFGDLIEDSEAVVPADAVSFTLLQEQLHSVLDTLSEREAGVVSMRFGLEDGQPKTLDEIGKVYGVTRERIRQIESKTMSKLRHPSRSQVLRDYLD from the coding sequence GTGGCGGACCGCCCGCACCGGGCCGCCGCCGGAAGAAGGAACTCTGTGACCTCCTCCAGTACTGCTGAGACCTCGCCCACGGCGAAGAGCTCGACCCGCGCCTCGGCCCCGAAGGCAGCGAAGAACACCGAGGCCGAGGGCGTCGAGACCGACGCCGTCGACGCCGCCCAGGACGCGACGACCTCTGCCAAGAAGGCCCCGGCCAGAAAGGCTCCCGCGAAGAAGGCCGCCTCGAAGAAGGCTCCGGCCACGAAGGCGGCGCCTCGCAAGACGGCAGCGAAGAAGGTCGCGGCGAAGGCCGTCGAGCCCGCCGCCGACGCGGATGTCGAGGACGACGCCGAGGACAGCGAGTCCAAGAAGCGGCAGTCGTCGACCGATGCCAAGGTCGAGGCCTCCGGCGGCTTCGTCTACAACGCCGCCGTGGACGACGCCCCGGCGCAGCAGGTCGTCACGGCCGGCGCCACGGCCGACCCGGTCAAGGACTACCTCAAGCAGATCGGCAAGGTCGCTCTGCTGAACGCCGCGCAGGAGGTCGAGCTCGCCGAGCGCATCGAGGCCGGGCTGTTCGCGGAGCAGAAGCTCAAGGGCGACGAGTCGCTCAAGGACAAGAACGGCCGCCTGACCAAGCACGGTCGCGAGCTCACGATGATCGTCGACGACGGTCGCGCGGCCAAGGACCACCTGCTCGAGGCCAACCTGCGCCTCGTGGTGTCCCTGGCCAAGCGGTACACCGGGCGGGGGATGCTGTTCCTGGACCTCATCCAGGAGGGCAACCTGGGCCTGATCCGCGCCGTCGAGAAGTTCGACTACGCCAAGGGCTACAAGTTCTCCACCTACGCCACCTGGTGGATCCGCCAGGCCATCACCCGTGCGATGGCGGACCAGGCCCGCACCATCCGCATCCCCGTGCACATGGTCGAGGTCATCAACAAGCTCGCCCGCGTGCAGCGGCAGATGCTCCAGGACCTCGGTCGCGAGCCGACCCCGGAGGAGCTCGCCAAGGAGCTGGACATGACGCCCGAGAAGGTCGTCGAGGTCCAGAAGTACGGCCGCGAGCCGATCTCCCTGCACACCCCGCTCGGCGAGGACGGCGACAGCGAGTTCGGTGACCTCATCGAGGACTCCGAGGCCGTGGTCCCGGCCGACGCGGTGAGCTTCACGCTCCTGCAGGAGCAGCTGCACTCGGTGCTGGACACCCTCTCCGAGCGCGAGGCCGGCGTGGTCTCGATGCGCTTCGGGCTCGAGGACGGCCAGCCCAAGACCCTCGACGAGATCGGCAAGGTCTACGGCGTGACCCGCGAGCGG